One window of the uncultured Umboniibacter sp. genome contains the following:
- the rmf gene encoding ribosome modulation factor yields MKRQKRDMSQRAYDKGYNAGMKGKSREQCPHSQEDHRLEWLGGWRQARADQWEVDPDR; encoded by the coding sequence GTGAAACGACAAAAACGAGATATGAGTCAACGCGCCTACGATAAAGGATATAACGCCGGCATGAAGGGCAAATCACGTGAACAATGCCCCCACTCTCAAGAAGACCATCGGCTCGAATGGCTAGGTGGTTGGCGACAAGCTCGGGCCGATCAATGGGAAGTCGACCCCGATCGTTAA
- a CDS encoding quinone-dependent dihydroorotate dehydrogenase: MMFSLVKPLLFSMSAEAAHDLTIDGLSALGRLGLISLAGQRRVDDPFTCMGLNFPNRVGLAAGLDKNGVAIDAFGAMGFGFVEVGTVTPRPQPGNPKPRLFRLEEHGAIINRMGFNNAGVDALVERLAARKYDGVVGVNIGKNFDTPVEDAASDYLHCLNKVYAFSDYVTVNLSSPNTPGLRELQFGAKLDELLSQLRERQLQLQSQHQRYVPIAVKLAPDMEDDDLRQVAEQIISSELDAVIGTNTTLDRSNVDGHPLANEAGGLSGSPLTDKAEHCCKVLSEQLAGKIPLIGVGGIDSGDVAAERIEAGADLVQIYSSFIYQGPELIKDAAKAIKKLRS; encoded by the coding sequence ATTATGTTTTCACTCGTTAAGCCCTTGTTGTTTAGTATGTCTGCGGAAGCTGCACACGATTTAACGATCGACGGACTTAGCGCGCTCGGGCGCCTTGGGTTGATTAGCTTGGCTGGTCAGCGGAGAGTGGATGATCCTTTCACTTGCATGGGATTAAACTTCCCTAACCGTGTTGGTTTAGCGGCCGGCTTAGATAAAAACGGTGTAGCAATCGATGCCTTCGGTGCAATGGGCTTTGGTTTCGTTGAAGTGGGTACCGTGACACCGCGGCCTCAACCGGGTAATCCTAAGCCGCGACTATTTCGTTTAGAGGAACACGGCGCCATTATCAATCGAATGGGATTCAATAATGCCGGCGTTGACGCTTTAGTAGAGCGTCTCGCCGCAAGAAAGTACGATGGTGTGGTTGGCGTGAATATTGGCAAGAACTTCGATACTCCGGTTGAAGATGCTGCCAGTGATTACCTCCATTGTTTAAATAAGGTTTACGCCTTTTCCGACTATGTAACGGTTAATCTTTCATCTCCTAATACCCCCGGACTTCGCGAGCTTCAGTTTGGTGCAAAATTAGATGAATTACTCTCCCAGTTACGAGAGCGACAACTTCAGCTCCAGAGTCAGCATCAGCGCTACGTTCCGATTGCTGTAAAATTGGCTCCAGACATGGAGGATGATGATCTTCGCCAGGTAGCTGAGCAGATTATTTCGTCGGAGTTGGATGCTGTTATTGGCACCAATACTACTCTGGATCGTTCGAACGTTGATGGTCATCCTCTTGCGAATGAAGCCGGTGGTTTGTCAGGCTCCCCGCTTACAGACAAAGCTGAACACTGCTGTAAAGTGCTTAGCGAGCAGTTGGCGGGTAAAATTCCGTTGATTGGTGTTGGGGGAATAGATAGTGGTGATGTAGCTGCGGAGCGCATTGAGGCGGGAGCGGATTTGGTGCAGATATATTCTTCATTTATATATCAAGGGCCTGAGCTAATCAAAGATGCCGCGAAGGCCATTAAGAAGCTCAGATCCTAA